TAGACCGCATAGCCGGTGACGGGGCGATGCACTTCGGTCAGCATCGTGCCCGGCTTCAGCTGCGGGCTGCCGCCGCCCAGCGCGGTCGTCACCGCCACATATTGCTTGCCGTCCACCGTGAACGAGACGGGGAAGCCCTGGACGGTGGTGCCCAGCCGCGTCTTCCACAGCGTCTGGCCGTTGCGGACATCGACCGCGCGGAACACACGATCGAAATCGCCGACAAAGGCGAGATTGCCCGCCGTCGAGATGACCGAGGTGAGGAAGGGCGCGCGCTGCTGCATGGTCCACAGCGGCGTCAGATCGGACGCGCGATAGGCGGAGAGGCGGCCGACATTGCCCGCGCTGCCCGGCATCTCGAAATAGACCTGGCTGCCATTGCCCAGCATCAGCACGCAGCTCTGGCTGAGCGGGATCACCACCGCGTCGCTCGGCTGGTGATAGCTCATCGCCTGCCAGTTATGCCCGCCCTCGGGGCCGGGGCAGGAGGAGAGCCACTGGTCCGATTTCTGGTCGATCACGTCCTTGCGGTAGGTCGGCCGGCCCGTCTTCGGATCGATGCTGGTGAAGACGTTCTGGAACACCGTCTGGGTCGAGCCGAGATATTTGCCCGTCTCGCGGTTCAGCTTCCACAGGATGCCAGCCTTGCCGATCGTCAGCAGGGATTTCTCGCTGCCATGATCGATCAGGACGCGCTCGAACACCTCGTCCAGATCGAAGGTCTCGCCGGGCGAATGGTTGAACGACCATTTGAGTTTGCCCGTCGCGGGATCCAGCGCGAGCGTGGAATTGGCGTAATCGGTGGCGCCGGCAGAGGAGCCGCGCTCGTCGCGCCGCCAGGGCTTGGCCTGCGCCGTGCCCCAGTAAGTGGTGTCCAGCACGGGATCGTAGGTGCCGGCGATCCACGTCTCGCTGCCCTTGCGATCGTCGTCCGGCATGCCGCCCCAACTGTCGCCGCCCTTCTGGCCGGTGAGCGCCACGGTCGTGAACTTCCAGTCGCGCTTGCCGGTCGCGGCATCATAAGCGCTGATATAGCAATGGTCGGGCGTGCCCTTGCGGCCGCAATTGGTCATCCCGACGATGACCTTGCCCTTGATGATGATCAGGCCGCCGGTGGAGAAGCCGACGCCGGGCTTTTCGTCGGTGATGTGCGTCTTCCACACCTCCTCGCCGGTGCGCGCGTCGATCGCATAGACATAGCCCTGCGGCGTGTTGACGTAGAGATTGGTGCCGTAGAGCCCCATCGACCGCGTCTCTTCGGACGAGGGGCCGGGGCCGGCACTCTTGGGGAAGGGACCGAGCCGGTTTTCCCACAGCAACTCGCCGTTGCGCGCGTCGAGCGCCTGGATGATGTTGCCGACGCCCCACATGTACATGATGCCGTCATGGACGATGGGCGTATCCTCCATCGTGCCGTTCTCGGGCATCGACCACATCCACTTGAGCTGGAGCTGGCCGACATTGTTCGTGTCGATCTGCGACAGCGGGCTGTAGCTCCAGCCCTGATAATTGCGGCGGAACATCAGCCAGTCGCCGGGCGGCGGCTCGCGCAGCATCGCGTCCGTCACCGGCGCATAATTCTGGATGTCGCCCTTCAGGCTGAGGCCCAGCTTGGTGGGCAGCACGAAGCGGCCGGGATCGGAATATTTGACGAGCTGGCCCGGCGCCGCGAAGCCGGCCGAGGTGGCGGGGGTGGCGCCGGGTTCGGCACCGGCGGTCGCGTCCGGCGCGG
This DNA window, taken from Sphingomonas sp. AP4-R1, encodes the following:
- a CDS encoding PQQ-binding-like beta-propeller repeat protein, which encodes MMIRRSTSLFLATAGAALAAGLAFGQGTTGLFTRAQVDAGRTAYAEQCSVCHQPEMIGATDAPALAGKSFFNVWGKRPIAALYSKIHASMPYGRGASLDDATYAAIVSYILYANGGAVGGTALDPASPALLGTVASGKAPADAFAAAPPAPDATAGAEPGATPATSAGFAAPGQLVKYSDPGRFVLPTKLGLSLKGDIQNYAPVTDAMLREPPPGDWLMFRRNYQGWSYSPLSQIDTNNVGQLQLKWMWSMPENGTMEDTPIVHDGIMYMWGVGNIIQALDARNGELLWENRLGPFPKSAGPGPSSEETRSMGLYGTNLYVNTPQGYVYAIDARTGEEVWKTHITDEKPGVGFSTGGLIIIKGKVIVGMTNCGRKGTPDHCYISAYDAATGKRDWKFTTVALTGQKGGDSWGGMPDDDRKGSETWIAGTYDPVLDTTYWGTAQAKPWRRDERGSSAGATDYANSTLALDPATGKLKWSFNHSPGETFDLDEVFERVLIDHGSEKSLLTIGKAGILWKLNRETGKYLGSTQTVFQNVFTSIDPKTGRPTYRKDVIDQKSDQWLSSCPGPEGGHNWQAMSYHQPSDAVVIPLSQSCVLMLGNGSQVYFEMPGSAGNVGRLSAYRASDLTPLWTMQQRAPFLTSVISTAGNLAFVGDFDRVFRAVDVRNGQTLWKTRLGTTVQGFPVSFTVDGKQYVAVTTALGGGSPQLKPGTMLTEVHRPVTGYAVYVFGLPETK